A genomic window from Bacteroidales bacterium includes:
- a CDS encoding Ig-like domain-containing protein: protein MKKITTYILIAVLSAFLFGRCAKMPGTITGGPKDEAPPQFLYSIPPLYSTGFKANRIDIVFDEFLQLKDVNTHFYSSPPIKKTPEILLYGKTVRVKLKEPLLPDMTYSFYFGESIVDNNEGNKMTGFLYVFSTGNYIDSLTFTGRVLNAFDLTSKKKDDKVPTAVLLYDDMSDSAVYKSKPVYMTRVDNMGFFTFSHIRPDTFRIFAIRDMGNNLLFDMPTEQIAFSDSLIVIDDRYYLDPDIPVFTSLNLPDTLKEKNPNLLKKDIVLYQFQEVPTKQYRSSYERPEANLLRFTYSLPVDSLPMKIDEYEPSGKWFELEASANNDTLEYWLLDTTLVNRKTLIVQMQSPRTDSLNQLVYLPDTLKMSFEPPRVVDTRSRRERKDDEKSGKDTRPRTAVEMMQIKSNISNMMDLTDRMILTTSQPIDKIDPSKIIFEEQVDTLRIPVQYTLVEDSTNMRKCFIDWKLKEDTKYFMTVDSMAFSSIYNVYNDSTGFAFSTQKEDYYSSIEITFSNVPCPLIVQVLKAGDKESVVKQMFLTEGNTVLLDFLKPDKYRLKVIFDKNGNGKWDTGHYLNKLQPEKVTYYTEPEIETQSSFKTEIRWALPRI, encoded by the coding sequence TTGAAAAAAATAACCACATATATATTAATAGCTGTATTATCAGCATTCTTATTCGGACGATGTGCCAAGATGCCGGGCACTATAACCGGCGGACCTAAAGATGAAGCTCCGCCACAGTTTCTATACAGCATTCCTCCTCTGTATAGTACCGGTTTTAAAGCAAACCGGATTGATATCGTATTTGATGAATTTCTACAGTTAAAAGATGTCAATACCCATTTCTATTCGTCTCCACCGATAAAGAAAACCCCGGAAATTCTTTTGTACGGCAAAACAGTCAGGGTTAAACTAAAAGAACCCTTATTGCCGGATATGACTTATTCTTTTTATTTCGGCGAGTCTATAGTGGATAACAATGAAGGAAATAAAATGACCGGATTCCTGTATGTATTTTCTACGGGAAATTATATCGATTCACTTACTTTCACAGGGAGGGTGCTGAATGCATTTGATTTAACCTCCAAAAAGAAAGATGATAAGGTGCCGACGGCGGTATTATTATATGATGACATGAGTGATTCAGCGGTATATAAATCTAAACCGGTTTATATGACCCGCGTGGATAATATGGGATTTTTTACATTTTCACATATCCGTCCGGATACATTCCGGATTTTTGCTATCCGAGACATGGGCAATAACCTGTTATTTGATATGCCTACCGAACAGATTGCGTTCTCGGATTCATTGATTGTAATCGATGATCGTTATTATCTTGATCCGGATATTCCGGTTTTTACTTCTTTGAACCTACCGGATACCCTTAAAGAAAAAAATCCCAATCTTCTGAAAAAAGACATTGTTTTGTATCAATTTCAGGAAGTACCGACCAAACAATACCGGTCTTCATACGAGAGACCGGAAGCCAACCTGTTACGGTTTACTTATAGTTTGCCTGTAGATTCCTTGCCTATGAAGATCGACGAATATGAACCTTCCGGAAAATGGTTTGAGCTAGAGGCGTCGGCAAATAACGATACACTTGAATATTGGTTATTGGATACGACACTTGTCAACCGGAAAACACTGATTGTCCAGATGCAGTCTCCTCGCACCGATTCCCTGAATCAACTGGTATATCTTCCGGATACGTTAAAAATGTCTTTCGAGCCACCCCGGGTTGTAGATACCCGCTCAAGAAGAGAACGGAAGGATGATGAAAAAAGCGGAAAAGATACCCGGCCGCGTACTGCTGTTGAAATGATGCAGATCAAATCCAATATCAGTAATATGATGGATCTTACCGATAGGATGATATTGACCACCTCGCAGCCAATCGATAAGATAGATCCGTCTAAAATTATTTTTGAGGAGCAGGTTGATACGTTAAGAATTCCTGTTCAATATACGCTAGTCGAAGATTCGACAAATATGCGCAAATGCTTTATCGACTGGAAGCTGAAGGAAGATACCAAATATTTTATGACGGTTGACTCAATGGCTTTTAGTAGTATATATAATGTATATAACGATTCAACGGGATTTGCGTTTTCAACGCAGAAAGAAGATTATTACAGTAGTATTGAAATTACATTCAGCAACGTTCCTTGTCCGTTGATCGTACAGGTTTTGAAAGCTGGCGATAAAGAATCTGTCGTAAAACAAATGTTTCTTACTGAGGGGAATACTGTATTGCTTGATTTTCTGAAACCTGATAAATATAGATTAAAAGTAATATTTGATAAAAATGGTAATGGTAAATGGGATACCGGGCATTATTTGAACAAATTACAACCGGAAAAGGTTACTTATTATACCGAACCTGAAATTGAAACGCAATCGAGTTTTAAGACCGAAATAAGATGGGCATTGCCCCGGATATGA
- a CDS encoding T9SS type A sorting domain-containing protein — translation MKKIYFIFLLIILYTGRILAYEGTGTKADPYLINNRVELEQIKDYLGDSSRNTYFRLMNDIDLSGSSWVPIGDQSNPFQGKFDGNSKSINNLSIGLDGVTYQWSGMFGYLGNGAKIENLTVKNSNIRTSSSGYHWSGGITGYARCGGNNTSAEDTILIHNCHHTGTIMEITSDPFKSTGGIVGEAVSDGYGKSTIIISECTSDGVLSGTGDVGGIIGFGSVTGSSAPYDEKILSEFRLIDCQNQATVFSEGSAGGIIGAMNIQTAYLQEAIFVMSGLHNAGAVTSDFAAGGIAGGYNAMDEIAKIEQCTNNGEIFGSMYAGGILSNAANVLLFQCINAGKIKGGATGGIAGEISGESVELTQCINNGIIEPDFQSLADEISLGGIIGYAQIEDYFVLSQCINNGDLIGAHESINCVAGGLVGIALPTSGKSLNIKGSYTYAFSITGSTVGAIIGEIEGQYQLEDNFFLQSQPGLLAVSGETVTTGVTSLSSQQFRNQDTFVGWDFTSPDGWSYLKEKGNIYDYTRPYPAGIDTVSGVVTVRFTENTNVVKLYDGGTSISDPGSVDISVKGSTSILNVDMSTFTGVYDDPSLGTGKTVQISGYALQGEESGKYLILNNLLTDNVGKIVTSVTGKILVTLDVSNSNALVTIYRIEPEEKEIVPVDTARYDGGMYHSDGLPLGEYLVGVENVSGYLPTYHTNALIWNQADTIRLKEYGQILTVSVKLNKIPEIGSGDITIEGNVYDASSVKARVAMNSTVGIYRSTKSAQKSEDWELVRKVRPDANGYYRFDNLPAGVYKVVIDLPGYTLQGNGIEIDAKAGNVYTANDFMVDEVHKTINDVTTSAPVYENAQLNIYPNPFDGEIRISGLEGPYVIRIYDLLGRVVVHKKGSAGEEVLDMGRLPSGIYIIRLEAGGTNISRKIIKNK, via the coding sequence ATGAAGAAAATTTACTTTATTTTTTTATTGATCATATTATATACAGGAAGAATTCTTGCTTATGAGGGAACTGGTACCAAGGCGGATCCTTATCTTATAAACAACAGGGTTGAACTCGAACAAATCAAAGATTATTTGGGAGACTCCTCCCGGAATACTTATTTTAGGTTAATGAATGATATTGATTTGTCCGGATCATCCTGGGTGCCCATAGGAGATCAATCTAATCCATTCCAGGGAAAATTTGATGGTAATTCCAAAAGTATCAATAATCTTAGTATTGGTCTGGATGGGGTAACTTATCAATGGTCGGGCATGTTCGGATATCTAGGAAATGGAGCCAAGATTGAGAATTTGACAGTAAAAAATAGTAATATCAGGACATCTTCTTCTGGATATCATTGGAGTGGCGGTATTACCGGTTATGCCCGATGCGGTGGTAATAATACGTCAGCAGAAGACACTATCCTGATACATAATTGCCACCATACCGGAACCATCATGGAAATTACAAGCGATCCATTTAAGAGTACAGGAGGGATTGTAGGAGAAGCTGTATCCGACGGATATGGAAAAAGTACCATTATCATTTCCGAATGTACAAGTGATGGAGTTCTAAGTGGTACTGGTGATGTTGGGGGAATTATAGGTTTTGGTAGTGTAACGGGCTCGAGTGCCCCTTATGATGAAAAAATTTTAAGTGAGTTCCGTTTGATCGATTGCCAAAATCAGGCGACGGTCTTTTCTGAAGGAAGTGCGGGAGGAATAATCGGGGCGATGAATATTCAAACCGCTTATCTCCAGGAAGCTATCTTTGTTATGTCAGGATTACACAATGCCGGTGCTGTTACATCCGATTTTGCTGCGGGAGGTATTGCTGGCGGATATAATGCAATGGATGAAATAGCAAAAATCGAACAATGCACTAATAACGGGGAAATATTTGGTTCAATGTACGCCGGCGGGATACTTTCTAATGCAGCGAATGTTTTATTGTTTCAGTGCATCAATGCAGGTAAGATTAAAGGGGGAGCTACCGGGGGAATTGCCGGGGAAATTAGTGGAGAGTCCGTCGAACTAACACAATGTATCAATAATGGAATTATTGAGCCTGATTTTCAGTCTCTTGCTGATGAGATTTCGCTAGGAGGAATCATTGGTTATGCCCAAATAGAAGACTACTTTGTTTTATCCCAATGTATTAATAATGGTGATCTTATCGGAGCACATGAAAGTATTAATTGTGTTGCGGGAGGTCTTGTAGGTATTGCATTGCCAACCTCAGGGAAAAGTCTCAATATTAAAGGATCTTATACCTATGCATTTTCTATTACCGGAAGTACTGTAGGAGCAATAATAGGAGAAATAGAAGGCCAATACCAACTGGAAGATAACTTTTTTCTGCAAAGCCAACCAGGGTTGCTTGCAGTATCCGGCGAAACTGTCACTACTGGGGTAACATCACTTTCATCCCAGCAATTCCGTAATCAAGATACTTTCGTCGGGTGGGATTTCACATCTCCGGACGGATGGTCCTACCTGAAAGAAAAGGGAAATATTTATGATTATACCCGTCCATACCCGGCAGGTATTGATACGGTGTCCGGAGTTGTTACTGTCAGGTTTACAGAAAATACGAATGTCGTCAAATTGTATGACGGCGGAACAAGTATTTCTGATCCCGGTTCTGTAGATATATCGGTCAAGGGGAGTACTTCAATACTGAATGTTGATATGAGCACATTTACAGGTGTTTATGATGATCCGTCGTTAGGAACAGGGAAAACCGTACAAATATCCGGGTATGCGTTACAAGGAGAGGAGAGCGGAAAGTATCTCATATTAAATAATCTCCTGACGGATAATGTTGGGAAAATTGTCACTTCTGTCACCGGAAAGATATTGGTAACCCTCGATGTTTCTAATAGCAATGCTTTGGTAACTATTTACCGTATAGAACCTGAAGAAAAAGAGATTGTTCCGGTCGATACAGCCCGTTATGACGGGGGGATGTATCACTCTGATGGACTTCCGTTAGGCGAATACTTAGTCGGTGTAGAAAATGTAAGCGGTTACCTGCCCACTTACCACACCAACGCCCTTATATGGAACCAGGCCGATACTATACGCCTCAAAGAATACGGACAAATACTGACTGTGAGTGTTAAATTGAATAAGATACCGGAGATAGGATCTGGAGATATAACCATTGAAGGTAATGTCTATGATGCATCAAGTGTCAAGGCCCGTGTTGCAATGAATTCGACCGTGGGTATTTACCGTTCGACCAAAAGCGCCCAGAAGTCAGAAGACTGGGAATTGGTCCGGAAAGTACGACCAGATGCGAACGGTTATTACCGTTTTGACAACCTTCCTGCCGGTGTTTACAAAGTAGTGATCGATTTGCCCGGCTATACCCTTCAGGGCAACGGTATCGAAATTGATGCCAAGGCCGGTAATGTTTATACTGCTAATGACTTCATGGTAGATGAAGTCCATAAAACGATCAATGACGTCACTACTTCTGCACCGGTTTATGAAAATGCCCAACTGAATATATATCCCAATCCTTTCGATGGTGAAATACGTATATCCGGTTTGGAAGGCCCCTATGTAATCAGGATATATGACCTGTTAGGGCGTGTGGTGGTACACAAGAAAGGTTCTGCCGGAGAAGAGGTGCTAGATATGGGCAGGTTACCATCAGGTATCTATATTATCAGGTTGGAAGCAGGAGGAACCAATATTTCCAGGAAAATCATTAAAAATAAATAA